One genomic segment of Trichococcus shcherbakoviae includes these proteins:
- a CDS encoding AbrB family transcriptional regulator, with protein MNFGKLLGTLIVAFIGGWAGIRFRVPAGGMIGSLIAVAIYNYFSQMGYMPANLKIIGQIIIGGTIGMNFTKSSLAEMKQVFFPAVTSVLILLTVGVIAGYILHKVAGIDLITALLGTSPGGLTDMTILAAAFEADTIVVSSIHLVRLFSVILLMPIFVRFISTYINK; from the coding sequence ATGAATTTTGGGAAACTGTTGGGGACTTTGATTGTGGCATTCATCGGAGGCTGGGCTGGGATCCGTTTCCGCGTGCCGGCCGGAGGGATGATCGGTTCGCTGATCGCAGTCGCCATCTACAATTATTTTTCGCAGATGGGCTATATGCCGGCCAATCTGAAGATCATCGGTCAGATCATCATCGGCGGGACCATCGGCATGAACTTCACGAAAAGCAGCTTGGCCGAAATGAAACAGGTGTTTTTCCCTGCCGTTACTTCCGTACTGATTTTGTTGACGGTCGGAGTGATTGCGGGCTACATCCTGCACAAAGTGGCTGGAATCGATCTGATCACAGCCTTGCTTGGGACTTCACCGGGCGGATTGACGGATATGACCATCCTGGCGGCGGCTTTTGAGGCGGACACGATCGTCGTCTCCTCCATCCATCTCGTCCGGCTATTCTCTGTCATACTGTTGATGCCGATCTTTGTCCGATTCATCAGCACGTACATAAATAAATAA
- a CDS encoding MFS transporter, translating to MIKNMKYEKWQRQTALFLGSQTISLFGSSLVQYAIFWYLTLETQSGVIMTLSTIFGFLPTFFISPFAGVWADRYNRKRLIVLSDGITALSTLVLVLLFLAGQRSIWILLATSAIRAIGAGIQMPAVGAILPQIVPEKELTRINGLNGSIQAVVMLVSPMISGALYQFAPMEGIFMIDIVTAALAIAIMVFLLKVPTHEKASQEQVSNYLQDMKLGFRYIQNHAFIKRLFLYFSLAFLMAAPVSFLSPLQVARSFGDDVWRLTAIEIAFFIGMIGGGLWIASWGGFKNRIHSIAFAIGAMGLCTFGMGVIPNFWIYLFLMGLVGLVIPLLNAPSMTLLQEKIEEDFLGRVFGVQSMVSSSMMPLGMLIFGPLADRMAIEILMAVSGALLMVVAFFAIRDRVLLEAGKPEPSNTGKE from the coding sequence GTGATAAAGAATATGAAATATGAAAAGTGGCAGCGTCAAACGGCTCTCTTTCTGGGCAGTCAGACGATTTCCCTGTTCGGCTCGTCGCTTGTCCAATACGCGATATTCTGGTATCTGACCTTGGAAACGCAGTCCGGCGTCATCATGACCTTGTCGACCATCTTCGGTTTTCTGCCGACTTTCTTCATCTCTCCATTCGCTGGGGTGTGGGCCGACCGCTATAACCGGAAGCGCCTGATCGTCCTTTCCGACGGCATCACCGCGCTCTCGACATTGGTGCTGGTCCTGCTGTTTTTGGCCGGGCAGCGCTCGATCTGGATTCTGTTGGCGACATCGGCCATCCGCGCGATAGGGGCGGGCATCCAGATGCCGGCGGTCGGCGCCATCCTGCCGCAGATCGTGCCGGAAAAGGAATTGACCCGGATCAACGGGCTCAACGGCAGCATCCAGGCCGTCGTCATGCTGGTTTCGCCGATGATCAGCGGCGCGCTTTACCAATTTGCGCCGATGGAAGGCATTTTCATGATCGATATCGTTACAGCGGCTTTGGCGATCGCCATCATGGTGTTCCTGCTGAAAGTCCCGACGCATGAAAAAGCCAGCCAGGAACAGGTCAGCAATTACCTGCAGGACATGAAGCTCGGCTTCCGCTACATCCAAAATCACGCCTTCATCAAAAGGCTGTTCCTCTATTTTTCGCTTGCCTTCTTGATGGCCGCTCCGGTGTCGTTCCTTTCCCCTTTGCAGGTGGCGCGCTCGTTCGGCGACGACGTCTGGCGCTTGACGGCGATCGAAATCGCCTTTTTCATCGGGATGATAGGCGGCGGCCTCTGGATCGCCTCATGGGGCGGCTTCAAGAACCGGATCCATTCCATCGCTTTTGCGATCGGAGCCATGGGCCTGTGCACTTTCGGGATGGGTGTCATCCCGAATTTCTGGATCTACCTCTTCCTGATGGGTCTCGTCGGCCTCGTCATCCCGTTGCTGAACGCGCCGAGCATGACGCTGCTGCAGGAAAAGATCGAGGAAGATTTCCTCGGCCGGGTCTTCGGTGTCCAAAGCATGGTCTCCAGTTCGATGATGCCGTTGGGGATGCTGATCTTCGGACCGCTTGCGGACCGGATGGCGATCGAAATCCTGATGGCCGTATCAGGCGCGTTGCTGATGGTCGTGGCCTTCTTCGCAATCCGTGACCGGGTACTGTTGGAGGCCGGCAAGCCGGAACCTTCGAACACCGGGAAAGAATGA
- a CDS encoding vitamin B12-dependent ribonucleotide reductase, whose amino-acid sequence MDATKTTFKAGFEKLNKDIERFPHVFPITEDMNVTYEGVSRLVMLDRYSYKDSTKETLSEGDIVILTVKEDPKYPARGTGTVLSVNHKEQTVRIKVSEEYQHNIDDFEVEEGGIVTRRILTLDKPLELFYEQIAMRNAHGLAEVEITPELRHEAFLKFYEEQKALNFIPAGRVLYGAGSGTDVTYFNCYVMPFVPDSRGGISDHRKKVMEIMSRGGGVGSNGSTLRPRHTIVKGVNGRSSGSVSWMDDIAKLTHLVEQGGSRRGAQMIMLADWHPDIFEFIISKMQNPRILRYIIENFEDEQIRMLAKEKLHFTPFSSKDINMYTGIVNYKHIPGHGGFDASVIHEAEKKLRDGGTYTVNNPEFLTGANISVCITDDFMDAVMRNEEYALRFPDVEHYDADAMAHYDAEWTNCGDVREWEATGNAVRTYRTVKARELWRLINVCATYAAEPGIFFIDNANKMTNAVAYGQKVVATNPCGEQPLAAYSVCNLAAVNLAEMVNKDLQMVDFAKLEQTVRTGIHMQDNVIDSTPYFLEENKKQALGERRIGLGIMGLADMLIYCGVRYGSLESLQLIDQVFETIAVAAYEESIELAKTRGSFPFLVGQTGKETQILRERFINTGYMKKMPEHVREGVLKYGIRNSHLLTVAPTGSTGTMAGVSTGLEPYFSFTYYRSGRLGKFIEVKADIVQEYLDRHPDADPNQLPDYFATAMTLAPEEHVDVQTTIQRWVDSSISKTVNTPKGYTVDQVEKIYERLYLGGAKGGTVYVDGSRDSQVLTLKAEENVWDDEAKLEEEKEHVKINKDKTFLVDSIANLTSTDVTIGNEIGDTCPICRQGTVEDLGGCNTCTNCGAQLKCGL is encoded by the coding sequence GTGGATGCAACAAAGACCACATTTAAAGCAGGATTCGAAAAATTGAACAAGGACATTGAGCGGTTCCCGCATGTGTTTCCGATTACGGAGGATATGAACGTGACCTATGAGGGCGTGTCACGCCTCGTCATGTTGGATCGCTACTCCTATAAGGATTCCACCAAGGAGACCCTGTCCGAAGGCGATATCGTGATTCTGACTGTCAAGGAGGACCCGAAATATCCGGCCCGCGGAACAGGAACCGTCCTTTCCGTAAACCACAAGGAACAGACTGTCCGCATCAAAGTGTCCGAGGAATACCAACACAACATCGATGATTTCGAAGTCGAGGAAGGCGGCATCGTGACGCGCCGGATCCTGACGTTGGACAAACCGCTGGAGCTTTTCTACGAACAGATTGCGATGCGCAATGCGCATGGCCTGGCCGAGGTCGAAATCACGCCGGAACTTCGCCATGAAGCGTTCCTGAAATTCTACGAAGAACAGAAAGCCTTGAACTTCATCCCGGCTGGGCGCGTGCTCTACGGCGCCGGCTCCGGTACCGATGTCACCTATTTCAACTGTTACGTCATGCCTTTCGTGCCCGACTCGCGCGGCGGCATTTCCGACCACCGCAAAAAAGTCATGGAAATCATGAGCCGTGGCGGCGGCGTCGGCTCGAACGGTTCGACGCTGCGTCCGCGCCACACAATAGTGAAAGGCGTCAACGGCCGCTCTTCCGGCTCCGTTTCCTGGATGGACGACATCGCCAAGCTGACGCATCTGGTCGAACAAGGCGGATCCCGTCGCGGCGCCCAGATGATCATGCTGGCCGACTGGCATCCGGATATCTTCGAATTCATCATTTCCAAGATGCAGAATCCGCGCATCCTCCGCTACATCATCGAAAACTTCGAGGATGAGCAGATCCGCATGCTGGCGAAGGAAAAGCTGCATTTCACGCCGTTCTCTTCAAAAGACATCAACATGTACACAGGCATCGTCAACTACAAGCACATCCCAGGTCACGGCGGTTTTGACGCCTCGGTCATCCATGAAGCAGAGAAAAAACTGCGCGATGGCGGCACTTATACAGTCAACAATCCTGAGTTCCTGACCGGCGCCAACATTTCCGTCTGCATCACCGATGACTTTATGGATGCCGTCATGAGGAATGAAGAGTATGCGCTGCGTTTCCCGGATGTCGAACACTACGACGCGGACGCGATGGCGCACTATGACGCTGAATGGACCAACTGCGGCGATGTCCGCGAATGGGAAGCTACCGGCAACGCTGTCCGCACCTACCGGACCGTCAAAGCCCGCGAATTGTGGAGGCTGATCAATGTCTGCGCGACTTACGCGGCAGAGCCTGGCATCTTCTTTATCGACAACGCCAACAAGATGACGAATGCGGTAGCCTACGGTCAAAAAGTTGTCGCCACCAATCCTTGCGGGGAGCAGCCATTGGCAGCCTATTCCGTCTGCAACTTGGCCGCAGTCAACTTGGCCGAAATGGTCAACAAGGACCTGCAGATGGTCGACTTCGCCAAATTGGAACAGACCGTCCGCACCGGCATCCATATGCAGGACAACGTCATCGACTCCACCCCTTACTTCCTGGAGGAGAACAAAAAACAAGCGCTCGGCGAACGCCGGATTGGCTTGGGGATCATGGGCTTGGCGGATATGCTGATCTATTGCGGCGTCCGCTACGGTTCACTGGAAAGCCTGCAGCTGATCGATCAAGTCTTCGAAACGATCGCAGTGGCGGCCTACGAGGAAAGCATCGAGTTGGCGAAGACGCGCGGCAGTTTCCCGTTCCTGGTCGGACAAACCGGAAAAGAGACGCAGATCCTGCGCGAGCGTTTCATCAACACTGGCTACATGAAAAAAATGCCTGAGCATGTCCGTGAAGGCGTCCTGAAATACGGCATCCGCAACTCACATCTGTTGACGGTGGCGCCTACCGGATCGACAGGCACGATGGCCGGCGTTTCAACCGGTTTGGAGCCCTACTTCTCGTTCACGTATTACCGCAGCGGCCGTCTCGGCAAATTCATCGAAGTGAAGGCGGATATCGTCCAAGAATATCTGGATCGTCATCCCGATGCCGATCCGAACCAGTTGCCTGATTATTTCGCGACAGCCATGACGCTTGCCCCTGAAGAGCACGTCGATGTGCAGACGACGATCCAGCGCTGGGTCGACAGCTCCATCTCGAAAACGGTGAATACGCCGAAAGGCTATACCGTCGATCAAGTCGAGAAAATCTACGAACGCCTTTACCTGGGCGGAGCCAAGGGCGGTACGGTCTACGTCGACGGCAGCCGCGATTCGCAGGTGCTGACGCTGAAAGCCGAAGAAAACGTTTGGGATGACGAAGCCAAGCTTGAGGAAGAGAAAGAGCACGTCAAAATCAACAAGGACAAGACTTTCCTGGTTGATTCGATAGCCAATCTCACGTCCACCGATGTCACAATCGGCAACGAAATCGGCGACACCTGCCCGATCTGCCGACAAGGTACGGTCGAAGATCTGGGCGGCTGCAACACTTGCACCAATTGCGGCGCGCAGCTGAAATGCGGCTTATAA
- a CDS encoding type II toxin-antitoxin system antitoxin SocA domain-containing protein, whose translation MPKLIQLAKYLVYSYENYTAARFGDNELKLQAMLYFAQRECLAMVGEPLFEESFEGWEEGPVLAELHFFFEEGYDPFEPLEMKKLTEREQFILDRIVFAYGQYEGWYLADLARRETSWRNSRTAIPAEETEPKLLELADIREDAKKVRIYDSIFDVYLDELEDFEGEVLEP comes from the coding sequence ATGCCGAAGCTGATTCAGCTGGCGAAGTATTTGGTCTATTCCTACGAAAACTATACGGCAGCCCGGTTCGGCGACAATGAGCTGAAGCTGCAGGCGATGCTCTATTTCGCGCAGCGGGAATGTCTGGCTATGGTAGGGGAGCCGCTATTCGAGGAAAGCTTTGAAGGCTGGGAAGAGGGACCGGTGCTGGCGGAACTGCATTTCTTCTTCGAGGAAGGCTACGATCCCTTCGAACCGTTGGAGATGAAAAAGTTGACGGAGCGCGAACAGTTCATCCTCGACCGCATCGTCTTTGCGTACGGGCAGTATGAAGGTTGGTATCTGGCGGATTTGGCGCGCCGCGAAACATCCTGGCGCAACAGCAGAACAGCAATCCCCGCGGAAGAAACCGAACCCAAACTGCTGGAACTTGCAGACATCCGCGAAGACGCGAAAAAAGTGCGGATCTACGATTCCATTTTTGATGTTTATCTGGATGAGTTGGAGGATTTCGAAGGGGAGGTGCTGGAGCCATGA
- a CDS encoding class D sortase: protein MIGIPVLLFVSGITLLSLAFFDNISYAFYLSRMFFPQEVAIAQTNLSDSSKAVEDPSTATQPSFPKYGDEYGMLSVAAANIISPVFVGDDETQLLYGAGQYYGSVFPGDIGNTVIAGHTNSVFKTLGDAQIGDSIRLELTYGTYVYEISNIEIKSGTDQSILAPSEEQILTLYTCYPFDYIGNTPDRYVVTAKLVEGNPLSEINF, encoded by the coding sequence TTGATTGGTATCCCGGTACTGCTTTTCGTATCCGGTATAACACTGCTCTCTTTGGCATTTTTTGATAATATTTCCTACGCCTTTTACCTGTCGCGGATGTTCTTTCCACAGGAAGTCGCGATTGCGCAGACGAATTTGAGCGACAGCAGTAAGGCTGTTGAGGATCCAAGCACAGCTACCCAACCATCTTTCCCGAAATACGGGGATGAATACGGGATGCTGAGCGTGGCTGCAGCAAACATCATCTCGCCTGTTTTCGTCGGCGATGACGAAACGCAATTATTATATGGAGCTGGCCAATATTATGGTTCCGTGTTTCCGGGGGATATCGGCAACACGGTCATCGCCGGGCACACCAATTCCGTCTTCAAGACTTTGGGGGATGCGCAGATCGGCGACTCTATCCGCCTGGAGCTGACTTACGGAACTTACGTGTATGAAATCAGCAATATCGAAATCAAGAGTGGGACCGACCAAAGTATCCTGGCACCTTCCGAAGAGCAGATTTTGACGCTGTACACTTGTTATCCTTTCGACTACATCGGAAACACACCTGACAGATATGTCGTGACCGCTAAATTAGTCGAAGGCAATCCACTGTCGGAAATCAATTTTTAA
- the uvrC gene encoding excinuclease ABC subunit UvrC — protein MSREEINQKLALLPDLPGCYIMRDKDDEIIYIGKAKNLKNRVKSYFHSKHEGKTQLLVADIDRFETIVTKTNKESLLLEINLIKRYQPKYNIKLKQGTMYPYLKVTNEKDPQLLITSTVEDDGGIYFGPYPHVYAATETQEFIQKIYPLRKCAKNSKRACLYYHMGQCIGCCDHEVSKEEYDAQIKRIAAFLNGEVKEIKKDLREKMHRAADSLNFEQAADYRDQISYIEATVEKQTVMSRDYTNRDVFAFHMDKGWLSIQVFLLRQSSIIKREAALFPCYDTPEEELASFIMQFYQDPNHILPQEVLVPKGVDTELLQEALGTKVHTPVRGSKRSILDLAITNSELALTEKFMLIERDTHKTVGAIQELSEALGIEYLEIIESFDHSNIQGTNPVSAMVVYKDGKPERKNYRKYKVKTVEGSNEFATTQEVIRRRYSRLLREGRAMPDLILMDGGKVQVHAAKEVLEDELGLDIPVAGMVKDTKHKTSSLIFGEKDEIVELSPNSQAFHLVQRIQEEVHRFAITFHRQVRAKNSIASQLDQIEGVGPKTRTKILKHFKTMKNIREASYEDLKALGIPEKTALLIKEELGELND, from the coding sequence ATGAGCAGAGAAGAAATCAACCAAAAATTGGCGTTGCTGCCCGACTTGCCCGGCTGCTACATCATGCGGGACAAGGATGACGAAATCATCTACATCGGCAAGGCCAAAAATCTGAAGAACCGCGTGAAATCGTACTTCCACAGCAAGCACGAAGGCAAGACGCAGCTGTTGGTCGCGGACATCGACCGGTTCGAAACGATCGTCACCAAAACGAACAAGGAATCGCTGCTGCTGGAGATCAACCTGATCAAGCGTTACCAGCCCAAATACAACATCAAGCTGAAGCAAGGGACGATGTATCCCTATCTGAAGGTCACGAACGAAAAGGATCCGCAGCTTCTCATCACTTCGACTGTCGAGGATGACGGCGGCATCTACTTCGGTCCCTATCCGCACGTCTACGCGGCGACGGAGACGCAGGAATTCATCCAGAAGATCTACCCGCTGCGCAAGTGCGCCAAGAATTCCAAACGCGCCTGCCTTTATTACCATATGGGCCAATGCATCGGCTGCTGCGACCATGAGGTGTCTAAAGAGGAATACGATGCCCAGATCAAACGGATCGCCGCTTTCCTGAACGGCGAAGTCAAGGAAATCAAAAAGGATCTGCGGGAAAAGATGCACCGCGCCGCCGACAGCCTGAACTTCGAACAGGCTGCCGATTACCGCGATCAGATCAGCTACATCGAGGCGACTGTCGAAAAACAGACGGTCATGTCCCGCGACTACACAAACCGCGACGTCTTCGCCTTCCATATGGACAAAGGTTGGCTGTCGATCCAGGTGTTCCTGCTGCGGCAGTCTTCGATCATCAAGCGCGAAGCTGCCCTTTTCCCTTGCTACGACACGCCGGAGGAAGAGCTGGCTTCCTTCATCATGCAGTTCTATCAGGATCCCAATCACATCCTGCCGCAGGAAGTCCTCGTACCGAAAGGCGTCGATACCGAGCTGCTGCAGGAAGCGCTCGGAACGAAAGTGCACACGCCTGTCCGCGGCAGCAAGCGCAGCATCCTCGATCTTGCGATCACGAACAGCGAACTGGCGCTGACTGAGAAGTTCATGCTGATCGAGCGCGACACCCACAAGACGGTCGGCGCCATCCAGGAACTTTCGGAGGCGCTCGGCATCGAATATCTGGAGATTATCGAGTCGTTCGACCATTCGAACATCCAGGGAACCAACCCGGTCTCAGCGATGGTCGTCTACAAGGACGGCAAGCCGGAACGCAAAAACTACCGGAAATACAAAGTCAAAACTGTCGAAGGCAGCAATGAATTCGCGACGACGCAGGAAGTCATCCGCCGCCGCTACAGCCGTTTGCTGCGCGAAGGACGCGCCATGCCTGATCTGATCCTGATGGACGGCGGCAAAGTGCAGGTGCATGCCGCCAAGGAAGTGCTTGAGGACGAGCTCGGACTGGACATACCGGTGGCTGGCATGGTCAAGGACACGAAGCACAAGACTTCTTCGCTCATCTTCGGCGAGAAGGATGAAATCGTGGAACTCAGTCCGAACAGCCAAGCCTTTCATCTTGTGCAGCGGATCCAAGAAGAGGTCCACCGCTTCGCAATCACCTTCCACCGCCAAGTGCGCGCCAAGAACAGCATCGCTTCGCAATTGGACCAGATCGAAGGCGTCGGGCCGAAAACCCGCACGAAGATCCTGAAGCATTTCAAGACGATGAAGAACATCCGCGAAGCCAGCTACGAAGACCTCAAAGCATTGGGCATCCCCGAGAAGACGGCGCTGCTGATCAAAGAGGAACTCGGCGAATTGAACGATTGA
- a CDS encoding DegV family protein encodes MKIFTDSACDLAYAYLQENDVEVFPLTTLLDTGEYEDIIEIQADKVYEMIARGGHPKTSQVSLEKFLSGFRKAAEAGESGIYISLSAKLSGTYQAAYLAYQQLKEEFPDFDLRIVDSMSASVGEGLSVVEAIEMREAGFTLDEIESRVRFTSANVVSLFTVKDLNYLAEGGRLSKSSAFFGGLLNIQPLLEVINGELVPVEKLRGRKKVLNRMYERLRDEADMIQEQNVFLCHSDDAEAVEEMRQYIEEHFHPRRIYVNTIGSTISSHTGLGTLGLFFLKKYE; translated from the coding sequence ATGAAAATATTTACCGATAGTGCTTGTGATCTGGCCTATGCCTATCTGCAGGAGAATGATGTGGAAGTCTTCCCGTTGACCACTCTGCTGGATACCGGCGAATACGAAGATATAATCGAAATCCAAGCCGATAAAGTCTACGAAATGATCGCACGCGGCGGTCATCCGAAAACGAGCCAAGTGTCATTGGAGAAATTCCTTTCAGGTTTCCGGAAAGCGGCGGAAGCCGGCGAATCGGGCATCTATATTTCCCTTTCCGCCAAACTTTCCGGCACTTACCAGGCCGCTTATCTGGCTTACCAACAACTGAAAGAGGAGTTCCCGGACTTTGATCTGCGGATTGTCGACTCCATGAGTGCTTCCGTCGGTGAAGGCTTGTCCGTCGTAGAAGCAATCGAAATGCGCGAGGCTGGTTTTACTTTGGATGAGATTGAATCGCGTGTCCGTTTCACGTCTGCCAACGTCGTATCTCTGTTTACGGTCAAGGATTTGAATTATCTTGCCGAAGGCGGCCGACTTTCGAAATCCAGCGCCTTTTTTGGGGGCTTGCTGAATATCCAACCGTTATTGGAAGTCATCAATGGTGAATTGGTACCCGTCGAAAAACTGCGCGGGCGCAAAAAGGTCCTGAACCGGATGTATGAACGCTTGCGCGATGAAGCGGACATGATCCAGGAACAGAACGTTTTCCTTTGCCACAGCGACGATGCCGAAGCAGTCGAAGAAATGCGTCAATACATCGAAGAGCATTTCCATCCGCGCCGCATCTATGTGAACACGATCGGTTCCACGATCAGCTCGCATACCGGGCTGGGGACGCTGGGCTTGTTCTTCCTGAAGAAATACGAATAA
- a CDS encoding NAD-dependent protein deacylase translates to MCVGIESSAVAERLNAEHPNKSVPPRMRNSNHSALAKAIIKAERTTKERSPSMNDKERFADMIRKSKRIVAFTGAGISTESGIPDFRSAGGLFDRLSGRHFTGEETLSIGFLETYPELFFRNYAAHFDFSQALPNAGHRFFADLEQTGKEVTVVTQNIDNLHQSAGSSAIIELHGNGTRWRTFDTAEPADANAISMDAHGIQRDPQGRMVRPDIVLYGEMLNEEAMERATAAIGAADMLVVIGTSLAVYPAASFVHYFNGPYAVLLNRTPVPQSLTFQLAVQTDAGAFLAEVWQEFFEK, encoded by the coding sequence TTGTGCGTCGGGATAGAGTCGTCGGCTGTTGCGGAAAGACTGAATGCCGAACACCCCAACAAATCCGTCCCACCCAGAATGCGAAACAGTAACCACTCAGCCCTTGCGAAAGCTATAATAAAGGCAGAAAGAACCACAAAAGAAAGGAGCCCGAGCATGAACGATAAAGAACGCTTCGCGGACATGATCCGCAAATCAAAACGCATCGTCGCCTTCACTGGGGCGGGCATCAGCACCGAGAGCGGTATCCCGGATTTCCGTTCGGCGGGCGGGCTGTTCGACAGATTGAGCGGCCGCCATTTCACCGGTGAGGAGACGCTCAGCATCGGTTTTCTGGAGACGTATCCCGAACTTTTCTTCCGCAATTATGCAGCGCATTTCGATTTTTCGCAGGCGCTCCCGAACGCCGGGCACCGCTTCTTTGCGGATCTCGAGCAGACAGGCAAAGAAGTCACCGTCGTCACCCAGAACATCGACAATCTGCACCAGTCCGCCGGCAGCAGCGCAATCATCGAACTGCACGGCAACGGGACGAGATGGCGGACGTTCGACACGGCCGAACCCGCTGATGCCAACGCGATCAGCATGGACGCGCATGGCATCCAGCGCGATCCCCAAGGCCGGATGGTGCGTCCCGATATCGTCCTCTACGGCGAAATGCTCAATGAGGAGGCGATGGAGCGCGCAACTGCGGCGATCGGCGCAGCTGACATGCTTGTCGTCATCGGCACATCGCTGGCCGTCTACCCGGCCGCGAGCTTCGTCCATTATTTCAATGGCCCTTACGCCGTCCTGCTGAACCGGACGCCCGTGCCGCAGTCGCTGACCTTCCAATTGGCCGTCCAGACAGATGCGGGCGCCTTTTTGGCGGAAGTCTGGCAAGAATTTTTTGAGAAATGA
- the sstT gene encoding serine/threonine transporter SstT, producing MYKLLNQWYKLSLVKRIIAGLIIGIILGVTIPDVAQPITIFGALFVGALKAIAPMLVFFLVASAISQHKKGQQTNMKSVIVLYLLGTFSAALVAVVASFIFPVTLTLGAGVEDIAAPGGVVEVLKALLLNVVDNPVKALYNANYIGILSWALMLGFTLKNAAASTKLMLANVSDALTEMVRIVIAFAPLGIMGLVFDVIATSGIGVLLGYGKLLAVLIGCMLFVALVVNPIIVYIYIRSNPFPLVFRCLRESGITAFFTRSSAANIPVNMTLCEDLGLDRDTYSVSIPLGATINMAGAAVTISVLTLAAVNTLGIPVDFGTALILSILAAVSACGASGVAGGSLLLIPLAASLFGIPNDVAMQIVGVGFIIGVLQDSFETALNSSTDVLFTATAEFAERRKRGIKS from the coding sequence TTGTATAAACTATTGAACCAATGGTACAAGCTGAGCCTTGTCAAACGTATCATCGCCGGTCTGATCATAGGCATCATCCTTGGCGTAACGATTCCGGATGTCGCGCAGCCGATTACCATTTTTGGAGCCCTGTTTGTCGGCGCTTTAAAAGCGATTGCGCCTATGCTAGTCTTTTTCTTGGTTGCTTCCGCGATTTCGCAGCACAAAAAAGGCCAACAGACGAACATGAAATCTGTCATCGTGCTCTACCTTTTAGGTACCTTCTCGGCGGCACTCGTAGCAGTGGTCGCGAGCTTCATCTTCCCGGTTACTTTGACCTTGGGTGCTGGTGTCGAAGATATCGCTGCTCCTGGGGGCGTGGTGGAAGTCCTGAAGGCGCTGCTCTTGAACGTCGTGGACAATCCAGTCAAGGCTCTCTACAATGCCAATTATATCGGCATCTTGTCATGGGCTCTTATGCTCGGTTTCACTCTGAAGAATGCCGCAGCTTCAACCAAGCTGATGCTGGCTAATGTTTCTGATGCGCTGACGGAAATGGTCAGAATCGTCATTGCCTTCGCTCCTTTGGGGATCATGGGGCTTGTGTTCGATGTCATCGCGACAAGCGGAATAGGCGTTCTATTGGGCTATGGGAAACTGCTTGCGGTCCTGATAGGCTGTATGCTGTTCGTCGCTTTGGTCGTCAACCCGATCATCGTCTACATCTACATCCGTTCCAATCCGTTCCCGCTCGTCTTCAGATGCTTACGGGAGAGTGGCATCACAGCTTTCTTCACAAGAAGCTCTGCTGCGAACATCCCCGTGAACATGACGCTGTGCGAGGATCTTGGACTGGACAGGGATACTTACTCTGTATCCATTCCGCTTGGAGCGACCATCAACATGGCTGGGGCGGCGGTTACGATTTCCGTCCTTACCTTGGCAGCTGTCAACACGTTGGGTATCCCTGTTGATTTCGGTACTGCCCTTATCCTTAGCATCCTGGCAGCAGTCAGCGCTTGCGGGGCATCGGGTGTTGCCGGTGGTTCACTTTTGCTTATCCCGTTAGCAGCAAGTCTGTTCGGTATCCCGAACGATGTGGCTATGCAAATAGTCGGTGTCGGATTCATCATCGGTGTCCTGCAGGATTCATTCGAAACAGCCCTCAACTCATCGACCGATGTCCTTTTCACTGCGACTGCAGAATTCGCGGAGCGACGCAAGCGAGGCATTAAATCCTGA